From a single Phalacrocorax aristotelis chromosome 1, bGulAri2.1, whole genome shotgun sequence genomic region:
- the NFYB gene encoding nuclear transcription factor Y subunit beta isoform X2, producing MQLGFKRNSSRNCLLKMDGDSSTTDASQLGIAGDYIGSTHYVIPPHDDTEDGMNDHEDTNGSKESFREQDIYLPIANVARIMKNAIPQTGKIAKDAKECVQECVSEFISFITSEASERCHQEKRKTINGEDILFAMSTLGFDSYVEPLKLYLQKFREAMKGEKGIGGTVTAGDGLSEELTEEAFTNQLPAGLITADGQQQNVMVYTTSYQQISGVQQIQFS from the exons ATGCAGCTGGGgtttaaaagaaattcaagCAGGAATTGTCTTTTGAAG ATGGATGGTGACAGCTCCACAACAGATGCTTCTCAGTTAGGAATTGCTGGAGATTACATTGGTAGCACTCACTATGTGATACCACCTCATGATG aCACAGAGGATGGCATGAATGATCATGAAGACACAAATGGCTCAAAAGAGAGTTTTAGAGAGCAAGATATCTATCTTCCAATTGCAAATGTGGCAAGGATAATGAAAAATGCCATACCCCAAACAGGAAAG ATTGCTAAGGATGCAAAGGAATGCGTGCAAGAGTGTGTAAGTGAATTCATCAGCTTTATAACGTCAGAAGCAAGTGAGAGGTGTCaccaagagaaaagaaaaaccatcaATGGAGAGGATATTCTGTTTGCCATGTCTACCTTGGGGTTTGATAGCTATGTTGAACCTCTGAAGTTATACCTCCAGAAATTCAGAGAG gcaatgaaaggagaaaagggaattGGGGGAACAGTTACAGCTGGAGATGGTCTAAGTGAGGAGCTCACAGAGGAAGCATTTA CTAACCAGTTGCCAGCTGGCTTAATAACTGCAGACGGCCAGCAGCAGAATGTTATGGTCTACACAACATCGTACCAACAG atCTCCGGCGTTCAACAAATTCAGTTCTCATGA
- the NFYB gene encoding nuclear transcription factor Y subunit beta isoform X1 — MDGDSSTTDASQLGIAGDYIGSTHYVIPPHDDTEDGMNDHEDTNGSKESFREQDIYLPIANVARIMKNAIPQTGKIAKDAKECVQECVSEFISFITSEASERCHQEKRKTINGEDILFAMSTLGFDSYVEPLKLYLQKFREAMKGEKGIGGTVTAGDGLSEELTEEAFTNQLPAGLITADGQQQNVMVYTTSYQQISGVQQIQFS, encoded by the exons ATGGATGGTGACAGCTCCACAACAGATGCTTCTCAGTTAGGAATTGCTGGAGATTACATTGGTAGCACTCACTATGTGATACCACCTCATGATG aCACAGAGGATGGCATGAATGATCATGAAGACACAAATGGCTCAAAAGAGAGTTTTAGAGAGCAAGATATCTATCTTCCAATTGCAAATGTGGCAAGGATAATGAAAAATGCCATACCCCAAACAGGAAAG ATTGCTAAGGATGCAAAGGAATGCGTGCAAGAGTGTGTAAGTGAATTCATCAGCTTTATAACGTCAGAAGCAAGTGAGAGGTGTCaccaagagaaaagaaaaaccatcaATGGAGAGGATATTCTGTTTGCCATGTCTACCTTGGGGTTTGATAGCTATGTTGAACCTCTGAAGTTATACCTCCAGAAATTCAGAGAG gcaatgaaaggagaaaagggaattGGGGGAACAGTTACAGCTGGAGATGGTCTAAGTGAGGAGCTCACAGAGGAAGCATTTA CTAACCAGTTGCCAGCTGGCTTAATAACTGCAGACGGCCAGCAGCAGAATGTTATGGTCTACACAACATCGTACCAACAG atCTCCGGCGTTCAACAAATTCAGTTCTCATGA